A region from the Hydra vulgaris chromosome 08, alternate assembly HydraT2T_AEP genome encodes:
- the LOC136083050 gene encoding 52 kDa repressor of the inhibitor of the protein kinase-like: MPHPTSIHAELDLWETFWNNQSVVPSTITETLKSIDMRGFPNIREGFLIMGTIPITTCECERSISVIRRLKTYMRSRMTESRFNFLALMSIYQEIIPDVERVLNVFSVLGERCLELVFT; encoded by the coding sequence ATGCCTCATCCTACATCAATTCATGCTGAATTAGATTTGTGGGAAACATTTTGGAACAATCAATCTGTGGTCCCATCCACTATTACAGAGACTTTAAAGTCTATTGATATGAGGGGTTTTCCAAACATTAGGGaaggttttttaataatggGAACAATTCCAATTACTACATGTGAATGCGAGAGGAGCATTTCTGTTATACGCAGACTGAAAACTTATATGCGAAGCCGCATGACAGAgtcaagatttaattttttagctctGATGTCTATTTATCAAGAGATAATTCCTGATGTAGAAagagttttaaatgttttttctgttttaggggAACGATGCTTAGAGTTGgtttttacctaa